In Lolium perenne isolate Kyuss_39 chromosome 5, Kyuss_2.0, whole genome shotgun sequence, the sequence CTTAGTGCATCTGTGTAAATATTGCGAACCTGGACGGCATTTAATATGGAATGGAGCTATGTTATGATAGAGCCAATTTCTTCACTACCAATTTGTCCAATAGGAAATGTAGTAGTGCTCTGCAACTCATGCATTTTGTCTtccaaacaagaaatgctagtaaTGGTTACAACAAGGAATCTGAGTATAACATCAGATGGATAGAGAATGATAGGTAACTACCGATTAGAACCTAAGTATGTACATAACACAGCACCAAATAACTAAATTAAAAGAATAAGCTAGTATATTTACTAGAAGTCCTACAAGCCTTAACACAACCTTCGAAGTGGGAAACAGCATACTTGTTTGTCCTTCGGGGCTCCTCTGCTCACTTGTGGCTTACTAGCATCATTCAGTTGATGATCGTTGTTTGGCAGATCTGGAGTCTCTTGGGCTCTCTGCATTTAGACTCTTGTTGTAAGAAATACATACCATAACTTTGGTAACAAAACAGGTTAAGAAAATTTACAGCATATTGTAGACTAGGAATGAAAGGCATGAGCAGCATAGTGATTTTTCTTGCTACATCATAATTACTGTTGCAATCCCTCTAAACAGTCTTGACAAACGGTGATTCTATTTTGTTTGCAAGTGTCATTGTTTTTGTCATCTACTAGCATTTGTAAGTATAATTATATGACTCTCTTTCCCCTTAAACTAGAGTGGGCAAACACAATTACACAAGTGAAATTCTCCTTCCAGACACACAGTTCCAATCGTATGTCACAATTAGCATTAATAAGGCACTTATCTAACAAATGAATAAATATTTCTGAAATGTCTTTGGGCTTTTACAGACCAGTTCCGGTGTACCCGGAAGATTCAGTAAACATCCGAAATCAGTGCAAAACTGCAATGAACATCTGATTGAATGATCAGCGCCCTGTTCCACAAATCTCACCCATAATGGTCTGAGGCGCAAACAACCAGTTTTGAGGCAGTTTCAAGTTCCATAAACTAGGCACGAAACATCTTTTTTACTCTTCCCATATTTCTTTTTATGTCGTTTGCTTTTAAAGCCCAAGAAACTTGGTGGAGCTGAAACACTATACCGGACTGACAGAAATAATAGATGCCTCCCATGACACCATTTTTTAAATGAGAAGGTATAGATGCTACTCCTATGCTACTTTATTGTTCCTGCATCATATTTACTCATAGTTACCAGGAACCAGGGTCAAGTAACAGTCATTGGCCATTTTGCCATGTGTGGCTAAAAATATGGGTCAAAAGGAAGTGTTTGTTAGCCATTAACATGGGCCTGGATCCACTACGATCATGGATCATATCCTCAAGAATACTAGTCCCCTTGGACACATTCTTAGCCAGATATAATTCTATATTGTTCTGGATCATATTAATTCATAGTTACAGGAACCAGGGTGTAACAGTCATTGGTCATTTGGCCACGTGAGGCTAAGAATATGGGTCAATAGGGTGAAGCGTTTGTTAGCCACTAACAAGGGACTGGATCCATTGTGATCATGTTTCATAATCCATATCTCAAGAACACTAGTACATTTAGACACCTGACAAAGTTCCGACCATACAACATTTACAGAAGTCAACAGTGGTATCTAGTGTCAGACTGTAAAGAGACAAAATCTCCAAAACATGCTTTTGAAAAATAAACTAAATTAAAATTTAGCCCTATTTTGTTTATTAACTTAACGTACATGCTGCCAGTAATTGCTATGGCTGGCTTGCCAGCTAATAGGATTCTGATGCAATGCTATACCTGCTGACTTGAATCTTTCGGTTCTTTATTTTTCCAATAGAAATTTGGCAGTGGCCTGGCCTTGAAACGACTGCTCGGACTCATTTCTTTCAACTCAGATTCGTTGTTGGCGTTTACCTGCATAACAATTATGCATATGGTTATATAATGTACTGCAATCCTTTTCTTTTGGTATTATCTTCTTTTGGAAACAAACATTGATTACTGAATGATCGAATAGTTATCTGGTAGCTCATTAATTGCTTTTAAGTGTCACCAGTTATGAAAATAAATTTCTTACAAGAAAATAACTGCTGGCTTGAATTTTTATATGTATTATCTACAGACATCTTCTTAGTGCGACACTCCCTGAATAAAATTTAATGGAAAGGAAGGGGAGTCGACATAACCAGTGCCACTTTCTCATTCATGCACAAGTGATTACCATATTTTCTTTAGCTATATTTGTTTTGGGATGCACCGGTGACGAAGTTGAACCGAACAACTTTTCTTTGACCCTCGCCACACTGACATGTGAAGACCTGGATAATGGAAGAGGATACACTCAATGATAGTTGTTTGCATTTTAATAATGTATGTCATGAACTGAATTAGCATGAGAAAATGAAAGCATGCCATTCAATGTAATTTCATCAGATTTCAGAGAGAATGTTTCCATTTAATTCCATCTTTGTGAGGTGAAAACTTTTGGAATTGAGTGCTACCTCTGTTCAAGCTGCGGAGATGTTCTTGAAGCTATTTCTGGCATACCTTTGAAAAATCCCTGAAATATCCAGTAAACCAACTTATTAGTGAGAATAGGAACTGTTAACTCCATAACGTTAAATACACAACATGCATCAGAGACAATTCCAGACCTTTTTTGTTTGCCTAAATTGGTTCACTTTAGGATGAGTATCTTTCACCGGCCTGCTTGCAGAGTCCAACTGACTAATCCTTGAAGCAATTGTTGAGCCAAGATATCTTGATCTTGAAGCAGGATTGCCCATTTCACGTCTCCTGAAGTTTGTAGACATATGCAACGCACCAAATGTAGACCTCTTGTGAGCAACTGAAGCTTCTTCCTGCTTGTTACTGTCAGTGCTAGGAGATGGTGAGCTGTTCTCCTTTGCTGAACAAAGTGTCGACCGCCGTTTCACTGACGAAGACGGTGTTTTCTTTTCCGATGGGGGAGAACTGAATTCCATACGCTTCTGAAATAGCGATGCTATCGGAAGCCTTTTATTCTTAACAGATTCTGTTATACCCTGATTGACAATGGAACTCTCCTGCAAAAGAACCCACATGCTTCAGTTCGTTAGTAACATTTTTTTATTGACAGATTTCTTGAGTAACATTCAACAGCATGTTATGAAACACTCGTTTGAAAACATTGAAATTGGGACGCATTAGACAGATGAATGGATTCCCATCTGTGCATCCAGGAAGGTTATATTAGTAGGGGAGGCCAAAATTTGATATCAAAGGTGTGTGATCTGATTGATCTGGCTACTAATCAACGGGATGAAGACTTAATTCAGCAAAGCTTTTGGCCGGTAGATC encodes:
- the LOC127321449 gene encoding uncharacterized protein, whose translation is MGAESTDLSPPPPEPTASPDPEILPRKDDRDWKADMMSALGESVSFGRFLSEPLDWGKWSAFHHNRYLDEAAGQARPGSVARKKAFFEDRYARKRKSEADADADADADDINTDAPAYGGGGGACWSAGSSCMTDEPQPAGEEMEMRGVDSCTDFGVVVGDAPVDDDEEELEAVTDAAGLACGFGNTDEQSHHVQAAEPRKGLPLDDGGIVAAVDSLEKQPLQESSIVNQGITESVKNKRLPIASLFQKRMEFSSPPSEKKTPSSSVKRRSTLCSAKENSSPSPSTDSNKQEEASVAHKRSTFGALHMSTNFRRREMGNPASRSRYLGSTIASRISQLDSASRPVKDTHPKVNQFRQTKKGFFKGMPEIASRTSPQLEQRSSHVSVARVKEKLFGSTSSPVHPKTNIAKENMVNANNESELKEMSPSSRFKARPLPNFYWKNKEPKDSSQQRAQETPDLPNNDHQLNDASKPQVSRGAPKDKQVCCFPLRRLC